CATCCAAACGGATCGCAGCGCCGGCATGCCGAATCGCCGACCGCATATCGCCCGATTCCTGCTCGATGACGGCCATGACCCGGTAGGCCAGTGCTTGCGCCTCGCGCGTGTAGCGATCCAGTCCTTCTGCCTCGATGCGACGTGCGACTTCCAACGCTTTGGGATATCGGCCGCGGCCCGCTTCGAACCACATTCGACGCAGGGTGGCGTCGAGGATGTCGTTTGGGTCGGCCAACCGAGCGGCAATGGTTTCGATGCAACGAAGGTTCGCAGCTTGCAGCCTCCGGCTGGAGCCGAGGTCGTGGATCTCGTCGCACCGGCGGCGAATCGCCAACGCCTGCCGCAGCGTATCGGCTATTGGTGGCAGCCCCGACAACGCGTCGAGCGCGAGCTGGAAATAGGCCAGCGCCTGTGGATAGGCATGGCGTTCTTTGAAAACGTTGCCGAGTCGTGCAGCGTAGCTCGCGCATTGCCGGCGCATGTCGTCCCGCGCCTGAGATACTTCCGGCAGGTCATCGGGGCCTCCGGCGTCGGTGGGGATGTCATCGAAGGCACGAACGATATGCGTGAGGAGTCGTAAGTCGCGCCGAGTCGCTGCATCGAGGCGGGCGTGCTCGGTGGTGAGCGCGTGTTCCTGGGCCAGCGCGACCATGCGCGGCGACGGCGGCGCACCCAATTCGGTCTTCCAGAGGTGACAGTAGTGTTGATAGCATCGGCGAGCTTCCTCAAGGTGTCCGGTGGCGACGTGTAGCCGGATGAGGCGATGGTGCGCGTCCTCGTACAGCGGCTCTAGGTTGACCAGCGCAGCCGTCATCTCTAGCGCGACCCGCGCATCGCCCAAGGCCAGATATCGCTCCGCCAGCGCGTCGAGCGCGTGCATCTGTAATTGCCGCAGCCGCTCGTGATGGGGTGCGCACCATTCATCGTCCAAGCCCTGCAGCGGGTCGCCGCGATACAGTGCCAGCACGGCGCGGATGGCGTCCAAGGCCGTGCGGTCGGACGCTTGGGCGAGTGCGGTGCTCGCCTGCTCAAGTGCCGCTGCGTCGGACCAAACCAGTTGGGGTGCAGCGACCCAGATCTCGTGCTTGTCGCCGGCGATGATGGAGGCATCACCGGCGCATGCCTTCAACACCTTGTGCAGTCGCCAGAGCTGCGCGCTCAGGTTTTGGCGGGCCGCTGCCTCGGGCGCATCGGGCCACAACAGGCCGGCGAGTTTCGAACGCGTGTGGCGCTCATTCGGATGGAGCAGGAGGTAGCTCAGCAGACTGCACAGCCGAGGGGAGCCGGCGATGATCGGCAGCGGCGCATCATCCCAGGTAAAGATCGGCGCTCCGAGGAGATGGGCTTTGAGCACGGGTGAATTTTAGAGTTGTTTTAGAGCGGGTGGGTAGAGTGGATGGCATGACGTATCGGTGTTACCTGCGACGCATCTTCGTAGCGCAGGTGTGCGCCGCACGCTAAGAGGTGAACGCCCATGTTCAAGCAAGCGCAGTCCCTGATCAGCGCAGTCGTGCTGGTCTGCGTACTCATCATTGCCGCTGCGATCGTCCTCAGCCTGAGCCGGCCCAGCGCGCCCTTCAACGGCGCGGCAGCCCGGCCGGTCGCGACGGACACGCCCCTGCCGCCGCTGCCCGTGCCCACGTTCTACCTGCCCCGCTACGAAACGCCTACATCACCGCCCCCGTTGCCAAAACAATTGCCCGCGCCGTTAGTGACGGTCGAACCCTATCCACCTACGGATGTGATCGGCACGCCGTTGCCTGGCACGCTGGTCACGCCCATACCAAAGCTCGATCCGACGACGCAAGCCGTCTTGGCGACAGAGGCAGCGATCACACCCTCACCCTGGCCGACGCGCTTCCATGTCACGCCTGACAGTGCGTGGCGGCGCTATATTGATCCCAACCTAGGCTTCTCCTTCGTCTATCCCGCCAACTGGTTCGTCCGTGCTTATACCTATCCCAATTACAAGCTCACGTTACGCAGCCAGTGTGACGGGCTGCAGCTGGCGCAGGGCGTCAAAAGCTGATTGAACGGCGTGCAGATACAAATGCGATTTCAAAGCAAAATGATTCGACTTGGATTTACGCTTGAGCATCTCGAGCTTGATGAACGCACACAAACTGGCAAAGATGTGATTGGTCTGCGTCGTGACCGTGTGGGCAGGCGAGCGTTCGAGCGCGGCATTCTGCTTGAGCGACTTGTGGAAGGGTTCGATCGTCCATCGTTTTTGATAGAGCGAGGTGATCCCATCGTAGGTGAGCGTGGTGTCGCTGGTGACCAGAAACAATACGCCGGTAGAGCCATCTTTGTTTGTAAAGACTTGCTTGGCCAAAAGCAGCGGGAAGCTCACATCTTCCAGATACACTGGCCGCACCGTGTTTGGTTCGATCACGACTTCATCCACACGCACGTAGATGCCGTGCCGCTTGTCGTCCGCGCTGAGCGCCACCTTGCGATTGGCCTTGAGCGGCATGACAAACTCCTTCTTCAGCTTGTGTTTGACGAAATTCATGTTGTCGGCCGCGGCAAACCACACATCGTTGAGCACGTATTTGAAGGGAATCTGGTTGATCACCGCTTGTTGCAGCATCATGCGGTAATACTCATTCTTGGTGATCGGACTTCGGCGCTTGGTCTTGCCACTCTTCTTGTCCACATACTGCTCGGTCTTGGCAATCAAGCGAAACTCCACTGGCAACGACAGCCCCCGACTGGGCACGTGATACAGCGCCGTCATCAGGTTGATGCCTTTGAGCACCTCGCCGCTGGTGTGATCATAGTGCCAGCACACGATGTCGTTCTCGTCGCTGTAGAGTTTCTCGCTGATCGTGTCGTCCACGATCAGCACCCCATCCTCACTTTGAATCTGCCGCACAAATCGCTTGGTCACCTGCCACAGTTCCGCACCTCCCCGCGTCCGGCCGCTCAGCGAGCGCGTGATTTGGTCATGACTGACGCTCCCTTCGACCAACTGTTCCAGCCCAGTCGCGGTGGCTTGTCCAAACGTGCACACCAGATAATCGCTATACAAATCGAGCAAGTCTTGTGCCATGTCGCCATTCTATGGTCGCGCAGTCAGTTCGCGACTGCGTAACGTGAGTTACAAGTTCGAGGCCGGCTACTCGATGAGCGTGCGCAATTTCGACAATGTGTTCAAGTCGCACAAGTACGAAACAGGTGAGATCAAAATTGAAGTCGTTGTTTTTCCTGATAGCGCCAAGCCACTGGCGGCCACAAGCGTGATCAGCCAGGTGCAGCACGACGCACAGCAGGCGGGCTGGACGATCACTGAGTTGATGGACGTGTCCATAGCTGGAACCAAAGGCGTTCGCTGGATAGAACAAGGTGAGAGGATTCCTCAAGGGATCGTGTCCTACATGTTCCGGGACGCGACGCAAGGGCGCGTGTATCAGATCTATGCAGGGCCGGCCGACAGTGACTATGTCCAAGTGTTCGACCAGATTGCTTTGAGCTTTGAGGTGAATGCACAGTCTCAGTAGTCGAAAGATTGCTCCAGTCAGATCGCCGGGCTTGTCCCGAGCAAAGCCGAGGTATCCGATGTTTGGCGCAGGATTTGGCAATCCTGCTGGAGCGTTCTGAGGAAGTACTGGGTCTATGCAATAGCTGCGTGAGCTTAATTGGAGAAAAGCCATGCGCAACAAGATAAGGATGATAAGAACAACCCTGCTTGCTCTCACAGCATCGGCTTTGTTGATTGCCTTCGCTGTAAATCCGGCATTGGCTGGTAGTCCGACTTGGGATTGGCGGTAAAGGCCACAAGTGCGACAATGCGACGCGCGCAGCCTACGACGCCAAGCGCGATGCGCTGATCGAGGCCACCCGCGCCGGCGCCGCCGACAAAGACACCATGCGCGCGGTCAACGATCTGCGGGCCATGGCCGAATCGTTTCGCTTTCTGGATTCACCGTGATTGAGGGCCTGTCAGCACGCCCCCATGTTCAAGCAAGCGCCATCTTCGATCGGCGCAGCCGTGCTGATCGGCGTCCTCGCCATCGCCGTTGCAGTCATTCTCAGCCCGAGCCGGCCCAGCACGCCGTTCGGCAACATGGCAGCGCAGATAATGCAAAGCGGTATGCGGATGCCGATCTGCAGCGCCAAGTGATTCATGACTCGACCTTGGCGAAGACGCCTTTAGAAGCACTCGATGAAGGCGTGATTGGCAAGATCAGAGGCGTATGTTGGATTGAACACAGGCCACGGATTCCCGACGGCGTAGCGCCTGCTACGTCCCCTCTTCCCAGCTTGCCAGGTAGCGCGCCTGTTCTTCGGTGAGCGTGTCAATCTCCACGCCCATGCTTTGTAGCTTCAGGCGGGCGATCTCGCGGTCAATCTCTTCGGGGATGGTGTAGACATCGGGCTTGAGGCCGGCGCCGTGCTTGAGCATGTATTCTGCGCCGAGCGCTTGGTTGGCGAAGCTCATGTCCATCACCGCTGCCGGATGGCCTTCTGCCGCCGCGAGGTTGATCAGCCGGCCGTCGCCCAGCAGGTTGATCCTGCGACCGTCCTTGAGCGTGTACTGCTCGACGAAGGGGCGCACCTGGCGCGGCGGGTGGCCGTTGCTCAGCTTCTGCAGCGCGGGGATGTTGATCTCGGCATTGAAGTGGCCGGAGTTCGACAAGATCGCGCCGTCCTTCATCACCGCAATGTGCGGTTCGTCAATCACGTTCTTGTCGCCCGTGACGGTGATGAACACGTCGCCTTTCTTGGCGGCTTCGAGGAGCGGCATGACCTGGTAGCCGTCCATGAGCGCCTCGAGCGCCTTGAGCGGATCCACCTCGGTTACGATCACGTGGGCGCCCAGGCCGCGCGCGCGCGCCGCCACGCCGCGGCCGCACCAGCCATAGCCGCTCACGACGACCGTGCGGCCGGCCAGCAGGATGTTGGTCGCGCGGATCACACCGTCTATCGTGCTCTGGCCGGTGCCGTAGCGGTTGTCGAAGTAGTGCTTGGTCATGCTGTCGTTCACCGCCAACACCGGGAAGCGCAGCGCGCCGTCCTTGGCCATCGCGCGCAGGCGAATGACGCCGGTCGTGGTCTCTTCCGTGCCGACGCGCACCTCGCCGACCTGATGCGGGCGCTCTTTGTGCAGCACGCTCACTAGGTCGCAGCCGTCGTCCATCGTCATGTGCGGGTGATGGTCGAGCGCTGCATTCAGGTGTTTGTAGTACGTGGCGTTGTCCTCGCCCTTGATCGCAAAAACGGGAATCTCGTCGTGGGCGACGAGCGAGGCAGCGACTTCGTCCTGCGTGCTGAGCGGGTTGCTGGCGCACAGCACGATATCCGCGCCACCGGCTTGCAGCGTGCGCATCAACGCCGCCGTCTCGCTGGTGACGTGCAGGCAGGCGGCCA
The window above is part of the Candidatus Roseilinea sp. genome. Proteins encoded here:
- the ahcY gene encoding adenosylhomocysteinase, whose translation is MNYDVKDMNLATAGRYKIEWAEQEMPVLRLIRERFAKEQPLKGVRVAACLHVTSETAALMRTLQAGGADIVLCASNPLSTQDEVAASLVAHDEIPVFAIKGEDNATYYKHLNAALDHHPHMTMDDGCDLVSVLHKERPHQVGEVRVGTEETTTGVIRLRAMAKDGALRFPVLAVNDSMTKHYFDNRYGTGQSTIDGVIRATNILLAGRTVVVSGYGWCGRGVAARARGLGAHVIVTEVDPLKALEALMDGYQVMPLLEAAKKGDVFITVTGDKNVIDEPHIAVMKDGAILSNSGHFNAEINIPALQKLSNGHPPRQVRPFVEQYTLKDGRRINLLGDGRLINLAAAEGHPAAVMDMSFANQALGAEYMLKHGAGLKPDVYTIPEEIDREIARLKLQSMGVEIDTLTEEQARYLASWEEGT